A stretch of the Neodiprion lecontei isolate iyNeoLeco1 chromosome 4, iyNeoLeco1.1, whole genome shotgun sequence genome encodes the following:
- the LOC107217306 gene encoding uncharacterized protein LOC107217306, translating to MENFQNLKPTDTSKYNLRCNRNISEKMTKKDFVYDIPAPFQLMRKVNEIRRQIVLPIQLRRKLGSDSKPPRYAVIPTNEGLELINESAELHADQIPERKILRFQCNYCQERLATRLSLSTHVKYHCGTYCTTCFWILKPEETMTQHFQTAHQVPIPVPNPSISVSRR from the exons ATGGAGAATTTCCAAAATCTAAAACCGACCGACACGTCCAAGTACAATTTACGGTGTAACCGCAACATCAGCGAAAAAATGACCAAGAAAGATTTCGTCTACGACATACCGGCGCCGTTTCAACTCATGAGAAAGGTAAA CGAAATACGCCGGCAGATCGTCCTGCCAATTCAGCTTCGCAGGAAACTTGGATCAGATTCAAAACCACCTCGTTACGCGGTAATCCCGACCAATGAGGGACTCGAATTAATCAATGAATCCGCCGAGCTTCACGCTGATCAG ATTCCGGAGCGCAAGATCCTGCGGTTCCAATGTAATTACTGCCAGGAGCGATTGGCGACGCGACTGTCTTTGTCCACCCACGTCAAGTACCATTGCGGCACCTACTGCACCACCTGTTTCTGGATCCTGAAACCGGAGGAAACGATGACGCAGCACTTCCAGACAGCACATCAGGTCCCAATTCCCGTCCCAAATCCGTCTATCTCTGTTTCTCGCCGGTGA
- the LOC107226830 gene encoding sodium-independent sulfate anion transporter, which produces MKLGWTQLAKYGKRRLPILAWAPGYRPTWILQDMLAGITVGLTAIPQGIAYGIVAGLNPEYGLYSAFMASFVYIFFGSCTNITIGPTAIMALMVQSMVANYGADMAVLICFLKGCIITVLGIFHLGFLLDFISLPVITGFTSGAAVTIASSQFKPILGIPGPSSSFIDSVVSVFTNLDQIGWWDTLLGFGTVGVLVGLKNLPGRRNGTAWQKVMWMIGLGRNAIVVVFGTGLAYAFYVYDMEPFRLTGSMGQGLPPLSWPPFSTEFGNETLTFVDMVTGMGTTVVTMPIISTIEHIAIAKAFSMGKSLDATQEMLALGLCNICGSFVRSMPVTGSFTRTAVNYASGVRTPLGGLFTGILVLLAVGLLTGTFRFIPRATLSGVILCAMYYLVDFPTYALLWQAKKVDFAILIATLVACVFLGLELGIVIGIVLNLVPLFYYSARPEVEMRVEQIEEKTFIQVMPEETVSFPAAEHLRNGIMKLSEKNSSDVIFNCKNVKRIDTTVAKNIKLLAKDLSVRGQEVTFTGCAENVKRILGTVAPELTNRFTKDEGLSV; this is translated from the exons A TGAAGCTCGGATGGACGCAATTAGCGAAATACGGTAAGCGGCGGCTGCCCATCCTCGCCTGGGCCCCAGGTTACAGGCCAACATGGATCCTGCAGGATATGCTGGCCGGAATCACAGTCGGACTGACCGCAATCCCTCAAGGCATAGCGTACGGAATAGTGGCCGGTCTGAATCCCGAG TATGGCCTCTACTCGGCGTTCATGGCCTCGTTCGTCTACATATTTTTCGGTTCCTGCACCAACATCACCATCGGACCCACCGCCATCATGGCCCTCATGGTCCAGTCGATGGTCGCGAATTACGGAGCTGACATGGCGGTTCTGATCTGCTTTCTAAAGGGCTGCATCATCACCGTCCTCGGTATCTTTCACTTGG GATTTCTCCTGGACTTCATTTCACTCCCGGTAATTACTGGCTTCACCTCCGGAGCGGCGGTGACAATTGCCTCGTCTCAGTTCAAGCCGATTTTGGGGATTCCCGGGCCGAGTTCTTCGTTCATCGACTCCGTCGTCTCGGTGTTTACAAATCTGGACCAGATAGGCTGGTGGGACACACTCCTGGGGTTCGGAACCGTCGGAGTTCTGGTCGGCCTTAAG AATCTTCCGGGACGAAGGAACGGGACTGCGTGGCAAAAAGTCATGTGGATGATTGGTCTGGGGCGAAACGCGATTGTCGTTGTTTTCGGCACTGGGCTGGCTTACGCTTTTTACGTCTACGACATGGAGCCCTTTCGGCTGACAG GGAGTATGGGCCAAGGATTGCCACCCCTTTCCTGGCCGCCCTTCTCAACGGAGTTTGGAAACGAGACGCTGACCTTCGTCGACATGGTGACAGGGATGGGTACGACGGTGGTAACCATGCCGATCATATCCACCATCGAGCACATCGCCATTGCCAAGGCTTTCT CCATGGGAAAGTCCCTCGACGCGACCCAGGAAATGCTGGCCTTGGGGTTGTGCAACATATGCGGATCTTTCGTTCGGTCGATGCCGGTCACTGGGTCCTTTACAAGAACTGCCGTCAATTACGCCTCAGGAGTGAGAACGCCACTGGGAGGGCTTTTCACGG GCATCCTGGTGCTCCTGGCAGTCGGTCTTCTTACCGGCACCTTCAGATTCATCCCTCGAGCAACGTTGTCCGGTGTCATCCTCTGCGCCATGTACTACCTGGTGGACTTCCCAACCTACGCCTTACTGTGGCAAGCTAAGA AGGTGGACTTCGCAATCCTCATCGCAACCCTCGTCGCATGCGTCTTCCTAGGCCTCGAACTCGGCATCGTCATAGGCATCGTTCTCAATCTCGTACCATTGTTCTATTACTCGGCTAGACCGGAGGTTGAGATGAGGGTCGAACAG ATCGAGGAAAAGACGTTCATCCAGGTGATGCCCGAGGAGACAGTGTCCTTCCCCGCGGCTGAGCATCTGCGGAACGGTATTATGAAGCTGTCGGAGAAAAATAGCTCGGACGTAATATTCAATTGTAAAAACGTGAAGAGGATCGATACGACGGTTGCAAAG AACATCAAACTCCTCGCGAAGGATCTCTCGGTCAGAGGACAAGAAGTCACGTTTACTGGTTGCGCCGAAAACGTGAAGAGAATCCTCGGAACCGTGGCTCCGGAACTCACGAATCGATTCACAAAGGACGAAGGACTCTCCGTTTGA